The following are encoded in a window of Prochlorococcus marinus str. MIT 1013 genomic DNA:
- a CDS encoding NAD-dependent epimerase/dehydratase family protein yields MKKILITGCSGFLGKHILSKLLDEKQFGFIEKIIGIDNFITSKRSIKNQINTKYTFIEADLISFDFDQVEDIDTVIHLASLASPVYYKKFPLETIDIGTTVTRRLLEKCKEWNARFLFFSSSEIYGNPSLENIPTREDYKGYVSCQGSRSCYDESKRLGETLCYVYNTKYDIKTNIIRPFNIYGPGMSINTDYRMIPNLIKAALNKQKLNIYGSGKQTRTFCYYTDAIDGIIKVLENGGFGETYNIGNDYPEISMVELVKLFIKTIKIDLNYELTSYPDYYPDDEPLRRLPSIEKARRNINYHPKVTLEEGLSKSWNWAIKDQII; encoded by the coding sequence ATGAAAAAAATACTAATCACAGGATGCAGTGGATTCTTAGGTAAACATATTTTATCTAAATTACTTGATGAAAAACAATTTGGATTTATAGAAAAAATAATAGGTATTGATAACTTTATAACTTCTAAAAGATCAATTAAAAATCAGATCAATACTAAATACACTTTCATCGAGGCTGATTTAATAAGCTTCGATTTCGATCAAGTAGAAGACATTGATACTGTTATTCATTTAGCAAGCCTTGCAAGTCCTGTTTATTATAAGAAATTCCCCCTCGAAACGATTGATATTGGCACAACTGTTACTAGGAGATTACTTGAAAAATGCAAAGAATGGAATGCTCGATTCCTATTCTTTTCATCTTCAGAGATTTATGGTAATCCTTCCCTTGAAAACATACCAACAAGAGAGGATTATAAAGGTTATGTGTCATGTCAAGGGTCCAGATCTTGCTATGACGAAAGCAAAAGGCTAGGAGAAACATTATGCTATGTATACAATACTAAATACGATATAAAAACTAATATAATACGGCCCTTCAATATTTATGGACCAGGTATGTCTATAAATACAGATTATAGAATGATACCTAATCTAATAAAAGCGGCTTTAAACAAACAAAAATTAAATATATATGGAAGTGGTAAACAGACAAGAACATTTTGTTATTATACGGATGCCATAGATGGTATCATCAAAGTTTTAGAGAATGGTGGATTTGGAGAAACCTATAATATTGGCAATGACTATCCTGAAATATCAATGGTTGAATTAGTTAAACTATTCATAAAAACTATAAAAATAGATCTAAATTATGAATTAACTTCATATCCAGATTACTACCCTGATGATGAACCCTTAAGAAGACTTCCATCAATTGAGAAAGCAAGAAGAAATATAAACTATCACCCAAAAGTAACATTAGAAGAAGGTCTATCTAAATCATGGAACTGGGCAATAAAAGATCAAATCATATAA
- a CDS encoding cupin domain-containing protein translates to MKNIRPISEKEKNSLPSSVIVDLPMPFIDERGLIQPLVDIEMRSSVLIISKAGSVRANHYHKTDWHYCYVLSGELKYYYRTHGTNELTKEINIKEGQMFFTPPMVEHAMVFTEKTHFLTWGRNSRLQEVYEADVCRISPINP, encoded by the coding sequence ATGAAAAATATAAGGCCCATTTCTGAGAAAGAAAAGAATAGCCTGCCATCTTCTGTGATTGTGGATCTACCAATGCCTTTTATTGATGAACGTGGATTGATACAGCCATTGGTAGACATTGAGATGCGTAGCTCAGTTTTAATCATTTCAAAAGCAGGATCTGTTAGAGCTAATCATTACCACAAAACAGATTGGCATTACTGTTATGTATTATCTGGAGAACTTAAATATTACTATCGTACTCATGGGACAAATGAATTAACCAAAGAGATCAATATTAAAGAAGGACAGATGTTCTTCACCCCTCCTATGGTTGAACATGCAATGGTATTTACTGAAAAAACTCATTTCCTAACCTGGGGAAGAAACTCTAGGCTTCAGGAAGTTTATGAAGCAGATGTTTGCAGAATATCTCCAATTAATCCATAA
- a CDS encoding class I SAM-dependent methyltransferase — protein sequence MTSHTFFDHDQYARQFDEKEFWKQVKRTVDGKSVSERDINLITTKIIESLELEISDKLLDIGCGNGAITNLLKTNVSSIKGFDPSPYMIEIANKYFSSSCVSFVLASALETIETIKLKECYNKVLFYGSFSYIEFEEAKMILKKLYNLLEENSKVFIGNIPNLDFHKEFFSKYTNPIIPPKKNHKSSIGVWYSPSELKRICSHLGWNTSTTIMPKEFYSSYYRFDLTLSK from the coding sequence ATGACTTCGCACACTTTTTTTGACCATGATCAATATGCTCGTCAGTTTGATGAAAAGGAATTTTGGAAGCAAGTTAAAAGGACAGTAGATGGTAAATCTGTATCTGAAAGAGATATAAATTTAATAACAACTAAAATTATTGAAAGTTTAGAACTTGAAATATCAGATAAATTATTGGATATTGGCTGTGGAAATGGGGCTATTACTAATTTATTAAAAACTAATGTTTCTAGTATCAAAGGATTTGATCCCTCTCCATACATGATCGAAATAGCCAATAAGTATTTTTCCTCCAGTTGTGTATCTTTTGTCTTGGCTTCCGCCCTTGAGACTATAGAAACTATTAAACTTAAAGAATGTTATAATAAGGTATTATTCTATGGATCATTTTCATATATTGAGTTTGAAGAGGCTAAAATGATATTAAAAAAACTCTATAATCTTTTAGAAGAAAACTCTAAGGTATTTATTGGTAATATACCAAATCTTGATTTTCATAAAGAATTTTTCTCAAAATATACTAATCCAATAATTCCTCCAAAAAAAAATCATAAATCTTCTATCGGAGTTTGGTATTCTCCTTCCGAATTGAAGAGAATTTGTTCTCATCTTGGATGGAATACATCTACAACTATCATGCCAAAGGAGTTTTATTCATCATATTATAGATTTGATCTTACGCTTTCTAAGTAA
- a CDS encoding Gfo/Idh/MocA family protein codes for MIGNINKDNCLVNLGLIGVGRWGRNIVKTTSEIPGLKLICVSSNNLNTKKFIPKDCKIFPNWRDLIDYPELDGVIVCTPPKTHFRISESFIKKGYPVLIEKPLTLNYDEAKKIYHLSKSNNNLVMTDFTQLFNLKFIALKESLKLVGDIKFLITKTGNYGPYRKDTPVLWDWGAHDLSVLLSLMGHSPKKIFSKKVKENIRRNEDESLWKINCVFDNEIESTTLIGNMMPRSRKIGVLGSKGMLVFDDISTNTLTFHSNWDHRDFPSKGGQTIKVDSKKEPLYCILESFSNLIRRGINNHWSIEMGVEISRLLKECSPQDLYDMKFLN; via the coding sequence ATGATTGGCAACATAAATAAAGATAATTGCTTGGTTAATCTGGGATTAATTGGTGTCGGGCGTTGGGGTAGAAATATAGTCAAAACTACATCGGAAATACCAGGTTTAAAGCTAATCTGTGTATCAAGTAATAATCTAAATACAAAAAAATTTATTCCGAAGGATTGTAAAATCTTTCCAAACTGGAGGGACCTTATTGATTATCCTGAATTAGATGGAGTTATTGTATGCACCCCTCCAAAAACACATTTTAGAATTAGTGAAAGTTTTATTAAGAAAGGTTATCCAGTACTTATTGAGAAGCCTTTGACACTTAATTACGACGAAGCTAAAAAAATTTATCATCTTTCTAAATCTAATAATAATCTTGTAATGACAGACTTCACACAACTATTTAATTTAAAATTTATTGCCTTGAAAGAGTCATTAAAACTTGTTGGAGATATAAAATTTCTGATTACAAAAACAGGAAATTATGGCCCCTATCGGAAAGATACACCTGTTCTATGGGATTGGGGTGCTCATGATCTATCAGTTTTATTATCTTTAATGGGACACTCTCCCAAAAAAATATTCTCCAAGAAAGTCAAAGAAAACATAAGAAGAAATGAGGATGAATCTTTATGGAAAATTAATTGTGTTTTTGATAATGAGATAGAATCAACTACATTGATAGGAAATATGATGCCTAGATCAAGAAAAATAGGAGTTTTAGGCTCAAAGGGAATGCTAGTATTTGATGATATATCAACAAATACATTAACATTTCATAGTAACTGGGATCATCGAGACTTCCCTAGTAAAGGAGGTCAAACTATAAAAGTAGATTCTAAAAAAGAACCTCTTTATTGTATTTTAGAATCATTTTCTAATTTAATAAGAAGGGGTATAAATAACCACTGGAGTATAGAGATGGGAGTAGAAATCAGTAGACTTTTAAAAGAATGCTCACCCCAGGATTTATATGATATGAAATTTTTAAATTGA
- a CDS encoding WbqC family protein has product MIVYNYLKNIYMKLGLMQPYFFPYIGYFQLLNYVDLWIVFDNVQYIQRGWINRNRILHPELKKEWQYITIPLDSRKGFSKINNIKIKQELDWKNRIIRKLTFYNEQSIFYKEVISLINNIFITNENNLSKFVTRSIRYTADYLGIKTKILVLSDMELELLNINGPGDWALRICESIGAKEYINPIGGKDLFYNKKFKDSNIKLSFLKSKMGVYNQKRPEFIPGLSIIDLMMWNSKSELSSFLNNDFDLISP; this is encoded by the coding sequence ATGATAGTTTATAACTACTTGAAAAATATCTATATGAAGTTAGGATTAATGCAACCTTACTTTTTCCCTTATATTGGGTATTTTCAGTTACTTAATTATGTAGATTTATGGATTGTATTTGATAATGTTCAGTACATTCAAAGGGGATGGATCAATAGAAATAGAATATTGCATCCTGAACTTAAAAAAGAATGGCAATACATAACAATACCCTTAGATTCGAGAAAGGGATTTTCTAAAATTAATAATATAAAAATTAAACAGGAACTTGACTGGAAAAACCGTATCATAAGAAAATTAACTTTCTATAATGAACAATCAATATTTTACAAAGAAGTTATTTCATTAATAAATAATATATTTATTACAAATGAAAATAATTTATCTAAATTTGTAACTAGGTCTATTAGATATACAGCTGATTATTTAGGAATAAAAACAAAAATTTTAGTCTTATCTGATATGGAATTGGAATTGTTAAATATAAATGGTCCTGGAGATTGGGCGCTAAGAATCTGTGAGTCAATTGGTGCAAAAGAATACATAAATCCAATTGGTGGAAAGGATCTATTCTACAATAAAAAATTTAAAGATTCTAATATTAAATTGAGTTTTTTAAAATCTAAGATGGGAGTTTATAATCAAAAAAGACCTGAATTTATTCCTGGACTTTCTATAATAGATTTAATGATGTGGAATAGCAAATCAGAGTTGTCTAGTTTTTTAAATAACGATTTTGATTTAATTTCACCTTGA
- a CDS encoding tetratricopeptide repeat protein has product MEGPGKQNFLNKQVTVFPVPLSIEDNQENISISSDSYPKLSKEEIRDQAFNFHSKGDLSKAKKYYQCLFDQDCNDPRVFSNYGNILKDLRQYEESVKYQRKAIKLKPDYTLAHYNLGIVLCELGQFKEAEISYRKAIKINPNFSEAYLNLGTILKKLGDFKEAEILMKKGIEINPNYAEIHSNLGIILTALGKPEEAILSTSKAIDLRSDLIEPYSNMGNILEVLGRENEAYKYYSIASQKAPNDIHFFINANLRFSPIMKSNEQIDNERIQYKNSINKIKINKEFHIGKIYTFNSNCIFYLAYQNRKDDKEILEDFSNTLLMVKGMEYDKFSLSKYFKSSHKRESLKIGICSQFLNDNHTVGKLYINVLIDLLKTDLDVTVYLPPETNKSSGIERIKTLFKKIIYLPESPQVGAKVILSDNLDLLFYPEIGMSSYCYILAMSKLALVQVTSLGHANTSGIKNIDYFITYGLEPASSDSSYSEKLKRFRRLPFNYSAPKINESNLRNLDIINPKNKFLIGLTQSLFKIHPSYDEILESILINIDNSYFILLKDKCDYNTKVFQDRWRNKNKLLIERSIFLDRMSIDDFMNTTRSFHIMLDPFYFGSGNTFYEAMVFGIPFITYPHNQKTKIASAGYAQMKVDNPPIAKSPQDYINWCKLYSKNDFFLKNTKKELIEKAQKYLFNDSEIYKDYYNFFNEAIENGRKESSYHHIKD; this is encoded by the coding sequence ATGGAAGGACCTGGTAAACAAAATTTTCTTAACAAACAAGTAACTGTATTCCCAGTTCCACTATCAATCGAAGATAATCAAGAAAATATATCTATATCTAGTGATAGCTATCCCAAACTAAGTAAAGAAGAAATTAGAGATCAAGCATTTAATTTTCATTCAAAAGGGGATCTATCCAAAGCTAAAAAATACTATCAATGCTTATTTGATCAAGATTGTAATGATCCGAGAGTATTTTCAAATTATGGAAATATTTTGAAAGATCTTAGGCAATATGAAGAATCTGTAAAATATCAACGCAAAGCAATTAAACTAAAACCTGATTACACATTAGCTCATTACAATCTAGGAATAGTATTGTGCGAACTAGGCCAATTTAAAGAGGCAGAAATATCTTATCGAAAAGCTATTAAAATTAATCCTAATTTTTCGGAAGCTTATTTGAATCTAGGGACAATATTGAAAAAGCTTGGAGATTTTAAAGAAGCTGAAATATTAATGAAAAAAGGAATTGAAATAAATCCAAATTATGCTGAAATTCATTCAAATCTTGGAATTATATTGACAGCTCTTGGAAAGCCAGAAGAAGCAATACTATCGACATCGAAAGCCATAGATTTAAGATCTGATTTAATTGAACCATATTCAAACATGGGAAACATATTGGAAGTACTTGGTAGAGAAAATGAAGCGTATAAATATTATTCAATTGCATCGCAAAAAGCTCCTAATGATATTCATTTTTTTATTAATGCAAATTTACGCTTTTCTCCGATAATGAAGAGTAATGAACAAATTGATAATGAGAGAATTCAATATAAAAATTCTATAAATAAAATAAAAATAAATAAAGAATTTCATATAGGAAAAATATATACGTTCAATTCGAACTGTATATTTTACTTAGCATATCAGAACAGAAAAGATGACAAGGAAATATTAGAGGATTTCAGCAATACACTTTTAATGGTAAAAGGTATGGAATACGATAAATTCTCATTAAGCAAATATTTCAAGTCATCTCATAAAAGAGAATCACTGAAAATCGGTATTTGCTCTCAATTTTTAAACGACAACCATACCGTTGGCAAATTATACATTAATGTTTTAATTGACTTATTAAAAACTGATCTTGATGTTACAGTCTATTTACCACCAGAAACAAATAAATCATCAGGAATAGAAAGGATTAAAACCTTATTTAAAAAAATAATATATTTACCTGAATCTCCGCAGGTTGGAGCAAAAGTAATACTTTCAGATAATCTTGATTTATTATTTTATCCAGAAATCGGAATGTCTAGTTATTGCTATATCCTTGCAATGTCAAAGTTAGCCTTAGTACAAGTTACAAGCTTGGGTCATGCAAATACATCAGGCATAAAAAACATAGATTATTTTATAACATATGGATTAGAACCTGCGAGCTCCGATTCAAGTTATTCAGAGAAATTAAAAAGATTTAGAAGATTGCCATTTAACTACTCAGCTCCTAAAATAAATGAGAGCAATTTAAGAAACCTAGATATAATTAATCCTAAAAATAAATTTCTAATAGGATTAACTCAGTCATTATTTAAAATACATCCAAGTTACGATGAAATTTTAGAATCAATATTAATAAACATAGATAATTCATATTTTATCCTCTTAAAAGATAAATGTGATTACAATACAAAAGTATTTCAAGATAGATGGAGGAACAAAAATAAATTATTAATAGAAAGATCAATTTTTCTCGATAGAATGTCAATTGATGACTTTATGAATACAACAAGAAGCTTCCATATCATGTTGGATCCATTCTATTTTGGTAGTGGCAATACTTTTTACGAAGCAATGGTATTTGGTATCCCATTCATTACCTACCCTCACAATCAAAAAACAAAAATAGCATCAGCAGGATATGCACAAATGAAGGTTGATAATCCACCAATAGCAAAATCTCCTCAAGATTATATAAATTGGTGTAAATTATACTCTAAAAATGATTTTTTTCTAAAGAATACTAAAAAGGAATTAATTGAAAAAGCTCAAAAGTATTTATTTAATGATTCAGAAATATATAAGGATTACTACAATTTCTTCAATGAGGCTATAGAAAATGGGAGAAAAGAAAGTTCTTACCATCACATAAAAGATTAA
- a CDS encoding class I SAM-dependent methyltransferase — MFNINNHYFRSNCRQCNSKNLSIAIKLRETPPANSFVKKSEISKKQTLYPLNVYFCNNCNHLQLLDVINPDYLYKQYLYVSGTSPVFVKHFQEYFQFIKGNYFDHGLVIDIGSNDGTLLKFFKEDGYEVIGIEPAKKIATEAITNGIPTLIEFFSKDLSERILDKYHSVSVVTANNVFAHIDNPTDFLAGVKNLIKESKGIFIFEVSYLLDVIKDKLFDTIYHEHLDYHSIISFDRFFKRNGFEIINVEHVNSHGGSIRVCTQLIGGNFNISNSVLDFIKKEKEFGLDKIDIYYDFNRKINSLGKDLNNLLHTLKSQGKTIAGYGAPAKATTLMHHFGIGPDTISFIIDDSKWKQNLYSPGMHIPIVSRNFLKEKRVDYIIILAWNFASSIIENNIDFKSSGGKFIVPLPELKII, encoded by the coding sequence ATGTTCAATATTAACAATCATTATTTCAGATCTAATTGCAGACAATGTAATTCTAAAAATCTCTCAATAGCTATAAAGCTTAGAGAAACTCCCCCTGCAAATTCTTTTGTAAAAAAATCTGAAATCTCGAAGAAACAAACTTTATATCCATTAAATGTTTATTTTTGTAATAATTGCAATCATTTGCAATTACTAGATGTCATCAATCCAGATTATCTATACAAACAATATCTTTATGTTTCAGGAACATCTCCTGTATTTGTTAAACATTTTCAAGAATATTTTCAATTTATAAAAGGAAACTACTTTGATCATGGGTTAGTAATTGATATTGGTTCAAATGATGGGACACTTCTGAAATTCTTCAAAGAAGATGGCTATGAAGTAATTGGTATAGAACCTGCAAAAAAAATTGCAACTGAAGCAATAACGAATGGAATACCCACATTAATTGAATTTTTTAGTAAAGATTTATCTGAAAGAATTCTAGATAAATATCATTCAGTTTCAGTTGTTACTGCCAATAATGTTTTTGCTCATATAGATAATCCTACAGACTTTTTAGCAGGTGTTAAAAATTTAATTAAAGAATCTAAGGGAATATTTATTTTTGAGGTTTCTTATCTGTTAGACGTTATAAAAGACAAATTGTTTGATACTATCTATCATGAACATTTAGATTACCATTCAATTATTTCATTCGACAGATTTTTTAAACGTAATGGATTTGAAATTATCAATGTGGAGCATGTAAATAGTCATGGAGGCTCAATAAGAGTTTGTACTCAATTAATAGGTGGTAATTTTAATATCTCTAATTCAGTTTTAGATTTCATAAAGAAAGAAAAAGAATTCGGCCTAGATAAAATTGATATTTATTATGATTTTAATAGGAAAATAAATTCCTTAGGGAAAGATCTTAATAACTTACTTCATACTTTAAAATCTCAAGGGAAAACAATTGCGGGTTATGGAGCACCAGCCAAAGCAACAACTTTAATGCATCATTTTGGCATTGGACCAGATACCATAAGCTTTATAATTGATGATAGCAAATGGAAACAGAATTTATATTCCCCAGGGATGCATATCCCTATAGTCTCTAGAAATTTTCTTAAAGAAAAAAGAGTAGATTATATTATTATTTTAGCTTGGAATTTTGCATCCTCAATCATAGAGAATAATATAGATTTTAAATCTTCTGGAGGTAAATTTATTGTTCCCTTACCTGAATTAAAAATAATTTAA
- a CDS encoding radical SAM protein, which produces MINKNVNKIQDWLLKTYSKDLPLEIIEILRDEKIPEKWILAASKIIHRLSEIPWYTQEELLEDINVHKEDLIELNSYIRRSNLLQKSITQLGLGKKYWNTIIPYSKSGYVQKVINYKYAFPLTIAIFPGLSCMFYCGFCGRNQKASYKKNEVLESGIKRFKKIISGLPKQSTISIGGGLEPLTNLRLGEIISHAKSLGHKVPMISNGFSLTKNYIEENPGIWDLDSLRISLYGVDQESTYFITRNKTAYGNVKNNIIQFIKKRNIINPELKLGLNYIIIPENIENLIKLLDYIKSINKLIENGKGINFLTIREDFGSVTEINKESDNYNSDNRKYNLDELLDQSHREKLLSIFKDFNNIREKELPDLYVDFGYAMESLSKGVLGKPLAKVKGNKMRVSGYPQLCVTIDIAGDIYLFREAGFLDRPGNKKFIIGRIDEENTLESILTNFIQNKEKILINNDDVRFMDSYDHLMTLLINQTEEDIKFGIRDEKGPLEARIPRLEDLEIDINNNWYKEKND; this is translated from the coding sequence ATGATAAATAAAAATGTTAACAAAATTCAAGATTGGTTATTAAAGACATATTCTAAAGATTTACCTTTAGAGATCATAGAGATACTACGTGACGAGAAAATCCCTGAGAAATGGATATTAGCAGCCTCCAAAATAATTCATCGTTTATCAGAAATTCCATGGTACACACAAGAGGAATTATTAGAAGATATAAACGTACATAAAGAAGATTTAATTGAATTAAATTCCTATATAAGAAGGTCTAATCTTTTACAAAAAAGTATTACTCAATTAGGCCTAGGTAAGAAGTATTGGAATACAATAATACCTTACTCTAAAAGCGGTTATGTCCAGAAAGTAATTAATTATAAATATGCATTCCCTTTGACTATTGCAATATTTCCAGGCCTATCATGTATGTTTTATTGTGGCTTTTGTGGTAGGAATCAAAAAGCATCTTATAAAAAAAATGAAGTTCTAGAAAGTGGTATAAAAAGATTTAAGAAGATAATATCTGGTTTACCCAAACAATCTACAATATCAATTGGTGGAGGATTAGAACCTCTAACTAATTTAAGACTGGGAGAAATAATTTCTCATGCAAAATCACTAGGGCATAAAGTCCCAATGATCTCTAATGGTTTTTCGCTTACTAAAAATTACATAGAAGAAAACCCCGGTATTTGGGACTTGGATTCATTAAGGATATCCTTATATGGTGTAGATCAAGAATCTACCTATTTTATAACGAGAAATAAAACTGCGTACGGCAATGTAAAAAATAATATTATTCAATTTATTAAAAAAAGAAACATAATAAACCCCGAATTAAAGTTGGGTTTGAATTATATTATAATTCCCGAAAATATTGAAAATCTTATTAAACTTTTAGATTATATAAAAAGTATCAATAAATTAATCGAGAATGGAAAAGGAATTAACTTCTTAACAATTAGAGAGGATTTCGGTAGTGTAACTGAGATTAACAAAGAATCTGATAATTATAATTCTGATAACAGGAAGTACAATTTAGATGAATTACTTGATCAGTCACATAGAGAAAAGCTATTAAGCATTTTTAAGGATTTTAATAATATCAGAGAAAAAGAACTGCCCGATCTTTATGTAGATTTTGGTTATGCAATGGAATCATTATCAAAAGGAGTATTAGGAAAACCTTTAGCTAAAGTAAAAGGAAATAAAATGAGAGTTTCAGGTTATCCACAACTTTGTGTGACAATTGATATTGCTGGCGATATTTATCTTTTTAGAGAAGCTGGTTTTCTTGATCGTCCTGGGAATAAAAAGTTTATTATTGGTAGAATAGATGAGGAAAATACACTTGAATCCATACTCACAAATTTCATACAGAATAAAGAAAAAATCCTTATAAATAACGATGATGTTAGATTTATGGATTCATATGATCATTTAATGACATTATTAATTAATCAAACTGAAGAAGATATTAAATTTGGGATAAGAGATGAAAAAGGACCACTTGAAGCAAGAATACCTAGATTAGAAGATCTAGAGATAGATATTAATAACAATTGGTACAAGGAAAAAAATGATTAA
- a CDS encoding aminotransferase class I/II-fold pyridoxal phosphate-dependent enzyme produces the protein MVDINHIYLKEKKKYIGSEILSTSSLYSPNSETVLNYIKKSYFHNQFTNRGPLVEQLEEKLLKFHNTKYCITFCSGFWALVAAIKNVAQTNKKYILMPSLTYRRLADAVLWAGFTPLYCDIDPINLGLDINSIDPNKLENTSLILAVHPLVDCLNAYAISQFALSKSIPVVFDSVESVNEFLPDGKIGEFGNCEIFSLHASKLINGLEGGYITTNDSKLCDQFRKFQKFSFNSDGELTEKYSMNAKLNEGHAAFALASLDELDLLIKHNYVIYQEYLSSERFVSEKLFIRRYNKKFRPAYKIILAELNPKYIDCRDELIRILNSIDILSRTYYFPPLHTKRKSLIATKCLKLKNTDIYSKNLLLLPSGWQIKKNQVSPIMKLINKIIDDIYFKKNGR, from the coding sequence ATGGTTGATATTAATCATATATATCTGAAAGAGAAAAAAAAATATATTGGAAGTGAAATACTTTCAACTTCTTCTTTATATTCTCCTAATTCAGAAACTGTTTTAAACTATATAAAAAAAAGTTACTTTCATAATCAATTTACAAATAGAGGCCCTTTAGTGGAACAGCTTGAGGAAAAACTCCTTAAGTTTCATAATACAAAATATTGTATTACTTTTTGCAGTGGATTTTGGGCATTGGTGGCTGCCATAAAAAATGTAGCTCAAACAAATAAAAAATATATTCTAATGCCTTCCTTAACATATAGAAGACTAGCTGACGCAGTCCTTTGGGCAGGTTTTACTCCTTTATATTGCGATATCGATCCTATTAATCTTGGATTAGATATCAATTCAATTGATCCGAATAAACTCGAAAATACCTCATTGATACTTGCTGTACATCCATTAGTTGACTGTCTTAATGCTTATGCAATTTCACAATTTGCATTGTCAAAATCAATCCCTGTTGTATTTGATTCCGTTGAATCTGTAAATGAATTTTTACCTGATGGGAAAATTGGCGAATTTGGTAATTGTGAAATATTTTCTTTACATGCAAGTAAATTGATTAATGGCTTAGAAGGGGGTTATATCACAACAAATGATAGTAAATTATGTGATCAATTTAGGAAGTTTCAAAAATTTTCTTTTAATTCAGATGGAGAGTTGACAGAGAAATATTCTATGAATGCTAAATTAAATGAAGGTCATGCAGCATTTGCTTTAGCATCATTGGATGAGCTTGATTTACTTATAAAACATAATTATGTGATATATCAAGAATATTTAAGTTCAGAAAGATTTGTTAGCGAAAAACTTTTTATAAGAAGATATAATAAAAAATTCAGACCTGCTTATAAAATTATTTTAGCTGAACTGAATCCAAAATATATTGACTGCAGGGATGAGCTTATAAGGATATTAAATTCTATAGATATACTTTCTAGGACGTATTATTTTCCCCCACTTCACACAAAAAGAAAGAGCTTAATTGCTACTAAATGCCTTAAACTTAAGAATACTGATATATACTCTAAAAACTTATTATTACTTCCTTCAGGATGGCAAATAAAGAAAAATCAAGTATCTCCAATAATGAAGCTAATTAATAAAATTATTGACGATATTTATTTCAAAAAAAATGGGAGATAA